The Engystomops pustulosus chromosome 4, aEngPut4.maternal, whole genome shotgun sequence genome contains a region encoding:
- the LOC140128748 gene encoding olfactory receptor 11L1-like, with protein MSMKNQTIVTEFVLLGFQLDQHSRVFVFSLLLVIYCITICGNLLIIFLVSTSRILHTPMYFFISQLSISDILLISDIVPNMLHILLNNGGSMTFTNCITQLFFFCASEAFECLLLAVMSYDRYVAICNPLRYSSIMTHPHCVKLVVICWLSGLSFILIYNINVSMLSFCGPNIIDHFFCDLLPLLEISCSDTFVVKLEIYVLTIPAVIVPTTLIVFSYTRIVSTILKIPSTTGRPKAFSTCSSHLAVVSIFYYTMFGVYTFPTKTETLTISKILSLLYTVFTPLSNPIIYSLRNKDIWKAVQQTITKINSSIN; from the exons ATGTCAATG AAAAATCAGACAATCGTCACAGAATTTGTGCTTTTAGGATTCCAGCTTGATCAACATTCCAGAGTTTTTGTGTTCTCCCTACTTCTAGTGATCTACTGTATAacaatatgtgggaacctcctgatcatcttcttggtgtccaccagcaggatcctccacactcccatgtacttcttcatctcacaactgtccATCAGTGACATCTTACTGATCTCAGATATTGTCCCCAACATGCTCCACATCCTACTCAATAATGGGGGGTCCATGACTTTTACCAACTGCATTACacagttattttttttctgtgcttCGGAAGCCTTTGAATGTCTTCTCCTGgcagtgatgtcctatgacaggtatgtggccatctgtaaccccctccgcTACTCTTCCATCATGACACATCCACATTGTGTGAAGCTGGTCGTCATCTGCTGGTTGTCCGGATTGTCCTTCATATTGATTTATAACATTAACGTGTCAATGCTGAGTTTTTGTGGCCCAAATATTATCGACCACTTCTTCTGTGACCTCCTTCCCTTACTGGAGATTTCCTGTTCGGACACTTTCGTTGTTAAGTTAGAGATTTATGTGCTCACTATTCCTGCAGTTATAGTCCCGACCACATTGATTGTTTTCTCATATACTAGGATAGTTTCTACAATCTTGAAGATCCCATCTACTACGGGAAGAcctaaagccttctccacctgcagctCGCACCTTGCTGTGGTCTCTATATTTTACTACACTATGTTTGGTGTCTATACTTTTCCAACAAAAACAGAAACCCTGACCATCAGTAAGATCCtgtccctgctctatactgtatttACCCCTCTGAGTAATCCCATTATCTACAGCTTAAGAAATAAGGATATTTGGAAAGCCGTACAGCAAACCATCACAAAGATAAATTCTTCTATAAATTAA